In Castanea sativa cultivar Marrone di Chiusa Pesio chromosome 6, ASM4071231v1, a single window of DNA contains:
- the LOC142638685 gene encoding putative RNA-binding protein ARP1 isoform X1: protein MTMSNNIMGQFGDTTLTKVFVGGLAWETPKESMREHFEKYGEILEAVIITDKVTGRSKGYGFVTFKEPEAAKKACEEATPIINGRRANCNLASLGARRPRSSNSTPPPPPPPPQQGSNVGPRATSAAPANHVQWYYPAGTPPSPFHHHQHHHHQPVPFYGYSPTYIATDINYNHKLSYNGGTYMNGHYSQVYPGQAMVGANTLMPMYPYYHYHQSQTMGLPAHIFSPTTTGPIATVPAIMSKPASIAPNTGTIGAGESFKKVG, encoded by the exons ATGACTATGAGCAACAATATTATGGGGCAATTTGGAGACACAACACTAACCAAAGTGTTTGTTGGAGGTTTAGCGTGGGAAACTCCGAAGGAGTCCATGAGAGAACACTTTGAGAAGTACGGTGAGATTTTGGAGGCTGTGATTATCACTGATAAGGTCACTGGCAGATCCAAGGGCTATGGATTC gttaCGTTCAAGGAGCCTGAAGCAGCTAAAAAGGCTTGTGAGGAGGCCACACCCATCATCAATGGCCGCAGAGCTAACTGCAACTTGGCTTCACTTGGAGCCAGGCGCCCAAGGTCTTCTAATTCCAccccacctcctcctcctcctcctcctcaacAAG GATCAAACGTTGGACCGAGGGCCACGTCAGCTGCACCGGCAAATCACGTGCAGTGGTACTATCCGGCGGGGACACCGCCTTCACCCTTTCATCATCATCAGCATCACCATCATCAGCCCGTTCCTTTCTATGG GTACTCTCCTACATACATTGCTACTGATATCAATTACAACCAT AAGCTAAGCTACAATGGAGGGACCTATATGAATGGGCATTACTCTCAAGTGTATCCAGGGCAAGCTATGGTAGGTGCGAACACATTGATGCCCATGTACCCTTATTATCATTACCATCAATCACAGACAATGGGCCTACCTGCTCACATCTTCTCGCCAACTACAACGGGCCCCATTGCCACGGTCCCAGCCATCATGTCAAAACCAGCATCAATTGCTCCTAACACAG GTACAATTGGCGCAGGAGAGAGCTTCAAAAAGGTTGGCTAA
- the LOC142638685 gene encoding putative RNA-binding protein ARP1 isoform X2 gives MTMSNNIMGQFGDTTLTKVFVGGLAWETPKESMREHFEKYGEILEAVIITDKVTGRSKGYGFVTFKEPEAAKKACEEATPIINGRRANCNLASLGARRPRSSNSTPPPPPPPPQQGSNVGPRATSAAPANHVQWYYPAGTPPSPFHHHQHHHHQPVPFYGYSPTYIATDINYNHKLSYNGGTYMNGHYSQVYPGQAMVGANTLMPMYPYYHYHQSQTMGLPAHIFSPTTTGPIATVPAIMSKPASIAPNTVCLAVE, from the exons ATGACTATGAGCAACAATATTATGGGGCAATTTGGAGACACAACACTAACCAAAGTGTTTGTTGGAGGTTTAGCGTGGGAAACTCCGAAGGAGTCCATGAGAGAACACTTTGAGAAGTACGGTGAGATTTTGGAGGCTGTGATTATCACTGATAAGGTCACTGGCAGATCCAAGGGCTATGGATTC gttaCGTTCAAGGAGCCTGAAGCAGCTAAAAAGGCTTGTGAGGAGGCCACACCCATCATCAATGGCCGCAGAGCTAACTGCAACTTGGCTTCACTTGGAGCCAGGCGCCCAAGGTCTTCTAATTCCAccccacctcctcctcctcctcctcctcaacAAG GATCAAACGTTGGACCGAGGGCCACGTCAGCTGCACCGGCAAATCACGTGCAGTGGTACTATCCGGCGGGGACACCGCCTTCACCCTTTCATCATCATCAGCATCACCATCATCAGCCCGTTCCTTTCTATGG GTACTCTCCTACATACATTGCTACTGATATCAATTACAACCAT AAGCTAAGCTACAATGGAGGGACCTATATGAATGGGCATTACTCTCAAGTGTATCCAGGGCAAGCTATGGTAGGTGCGAACACATTGATGCCCATGTACCCTTATTATCATTACCATCAATCACAGACAATGGGCCTACCTGCTCACATCTTCTCGCCAACTACAACGGGCCCCATTGCCACGGTCCCAGCCATCATGTCAAAACCAGCATCAATTGCTCCTAACACAG TTTGCTTGGCTGTGGAATAG